The genomic interval GAATGAAGAATTTTATTCGGGAAACAATTGCTGATTTTAATGATGTATCTAGCCTTGATAATTATCAACGATCAATGTTAGAAGGCTTCACTAGTAAAGAGGCATTGGAGTTTGTCAACCAGCGTTCCCGTGATAATAGTCGAACACCTTTTCAATGGAATGCTAGTGAAACAGCAGGGTTTAGTGAGTCTACTTCACCATGGTTGAAAGTAGTTGGGGATCATAAGACAATAAATGCTGAGTTACAAATGGAACAGGAAGATTCAGTATTTTATTATTATAAAAAAATGATTCAATTAAGAAATAGCTCAAAATATCGTGATACGTTGATTTATGGAGAGTTTGTTCCTGTTAATACCAATGATTACATTATTGCATATGAAAGAATAATAGATACGGAGACGATTCAAGTAGTAATTAATCTAAGAAATCAAGCTTCTTTTATCGATGGAATTAGTGGAGAGATTCTATTAAATAATTATTCAGAGATAACTTGTGAGAGAAACGGATTGAAATTACAACCATATCAAGCACTTGTGCTAAGAAAGGATAAAAATCATGAATAAGGAACTGAATTACCAAGATATTGCCAAAAAAATTGTTGCTGTAGTCGGAGAAGATAATATCGTCTCCGCTACACACTGTGCTACTAGACTACGCTTACAAGTAAAAAATCGTAAAGCAATTGATGATTCACGTGTTGAAGAAGTAGAACAGGTAAAGGGTGTATTTTATAATGCTGGGCAATACCAAATTATTTTAGGGACAGGGATTGTTAATAAAGTTTATGCAGAAATGCAATCGCTTTATTCTTATAGAGAAAATTCAAAAGATGAAATGATTAAAGATGATTCTTCCAAGTTGCAGCGTGCTGTTCGTAATATTGCTGATATTTTTGTTCCCATTATCCCTATTTTAGGAGCGACCGGTCTATTCCTTGGGTTAAAGGGTGTTCTCTTTAATGAAACTGTATTAAACACAATGGGGTTATCACCAGAAACGATTCCTGCTTGGTTAACTGCAATGGTAACGGTTTTAACCGATACAGCATTTGGTTTTCTGACTGCCTTCATTTGCTGGTCTGCATTTAAAAAAGTGGGTGGACTACCGATTATTGGGTTTCTAATTGGGTTGATGTTAGTATCACCAGCTTTACCAAATGCTTACGCAGTTGCTGAAGGAACAGCAGACCCCATTTTGGCTTTTGGCTTTATTCCTTTGGTAGGATATCAGGGTTCCATCTTAACCGCTTTGATTACAGGAATTATTGGCGCAACTCTTGAAAAGAAACTTCGAAAAGTAATGCCAAATTCGATGGATTTAATTTTTACACCATTCGTAGTCATCTTGGCTTCTGTTTTTATTGCATTATTTATCTTAGGTCCTTTAGTTCATGGTTTTGAGTCACAAGCTGTCAAAGTAATTGAGATTTTTTTACACTTACCATTAGGAATTGGTGGGTTAATTATCGGTTTCCTCTATCCGATTGCTGTAATGACAGGGATGCATCACATGTTTATCATGATTGAAACTTCTTTGATTGCTTCCACTGGATTTAATCCTTTGATTACTGTTTGTGCTATGTATGGATTTGCCAATGCTGCTGTTTGTTTAGCTATTGCTTTGCGAACTAAAAGTGCTTCGGTCAAGACGGCTGGTATTTCTGCGACTGTAACTCAATTATTAGGTGTCAGTGAGCCTGCATTATTTGGAGTTGTCATGAGGGCAGGTATGAAAGCAATTGGTGTTATGCTTGCAAGCTCAGCAATTGGTGGTATGGTACTATCGTTTTTGGGTATCCAAGCAAACAGCTACGGTTTAGCAGTGCTATTATCACCTTTAATGTATATATATAGTCCTTATCAAGTGACAACTTATTTATTAGTTGGAATTGGAACCGTTATCTTAGCATTTGTTTTGACCAACTTAATTGTTTTTAAGAAAGAAAAAGCAAAACCGAACTCAAAAAAATTATCAGGCACCAATGAAACTGCACTCAACACAAGAGTATATGCACCAATTGAAGGAGAGATTGTTCCTATTACTGAAGTAAATGATAAAGTTTTTGCAAATAAGATGATGGGTGAAGGCTTTGCTGTTTTGCCAAGTAAAAAAGATATTACTGCCCCAATTAGCGGGGTAATTGAAATGATTGCTCCAACGAAACATGCCATTGGTATTCGTAGAGAAGATGGTTTGGAAGTATTAATTCATTTAGGAATTGATACAGTAGAATTAGAAGGAAAGCCTTTTGTACTTCACATAAAACAAGGGCAAAAAGTTAAACAAGGGGAATCTATCGGCGAAATGAACATCGACCTAATTAAAGCAAAAGGTAAAGATCCTTCGGTAATGGTAGTGATAACTGAATCAAAGGAAACTATATCAAGCTTGGAATATAATTTTAATTATGTACTGCCCATTTTTGAAATTAAAAAAGGTGTAGAGAAAATATGAAGTGGACGAATGAAGCAAGGTATCAACCATATGAGAAATGGGGGAATGATTACCTAAGAAAATTGGAATCAAAGGTGAAAGAAGCCAAGTGGCGTCTTGATTTTCATATCCAACCTAAGACGGGATTACTGAACGATCCAAATGGATTTACATTTTTTAATAACCAATGGCATCTATTTTATCAGTTTTTTCCTTTTGGTCCAGTTCATGGTCTTAAATCTTGGTACCATATAGTCTCAGATGACTTAATACATTGGCATCCTGAGGGTATCGCAATCAAGCCGGATACGTATTACGATTCCCATGGTGTTTATTCAGGGTCCGCATTACCGATAGGAGATAAGTTGTTTCTTGCATATACTGGAAATATGAGAGATGAAACTTGGCAGCGGGGATCCTATCAAATGGGAGCTTGGATGGATCAGGAAAGTAACATAACGAAAATAGAAAAACCACTCATTAATCAAATACCTAAGGGAATAACAGAACATTTCCGTGATCCCCAGGTTATCAAGTATAACAAACACTATTTGATGTTCATTGGTGCTCAAACTACAAATAAACAAGGAGAAGTTTTGGTATATCAGAGTGATAATTTACTAGATTGGAAAATAAATGGATCGCTAGATTTTAACCAGGAATCAATGGGCTATATGATTGAATGTCCTAATATGGTATTTTTTGATAAACAACCAGTATTAATTTTTTGTCCACAAGGATTAGATAAAAAGGTTACCGACTACCAAAATATTTATCCGAATTTTTATATTGTCGGGGAAAATTATGACCATGAAAGATGCAAAATCAATCATGTGCAAGATTTAATGCTTCTAGATGAGGGATTTGATCTTTATGCAACTCAGGCATTTACTGCTCCAGACGGTCGTTGTTTAAGTATTGGTTGGATTGGTCTACCAGAAATGGAATATCCAACTTTTAAGGATGGGTGGGCACATTGTTTAAGTTTGGTAAAGGAATTAAAGTTGATTAACGGAGAACTATATCAAAATCCAGTTACTGAAATGAAAGCTTTGCGAAAAGAGAATAAGAAAGTTGTCATTAATGACAAAGTGATTACTTTGGAAGGAACTGAGAATTCCTACGAGTTGCAAATTAGAGTGCCTAGTAACAGTATAGGACATATGGAATTTTACGCAAATAAAAAACGAGATCATTTTCTTTGTTTAGAATTTGATACTGGAAAAGGAAAACTCACATTAGACCGTTCTCGAACGTTCAATCCCATTAATCTGGAATATGGGATTGAAAGAACGATTGAACTAAAGAAAAACGAAGAATTATATTTAACGATTTTTGTTGATCAATCAGTTTGTGAAATCTTCATTAACAATGGGCAAAAGGTAATGACCACTACCTATTATCCGGAACAAGATCAAAATAATGTTTATTTGGAAGGGGATAAACATTATTTGGTAGAATATTATCCTTTAAGAAAAACAACTGAACAATGAATAGAATATACTTAATCTACTTTCGCTCAATGAGCGCCTTATATTAGTTCCTAATACTGAATCTCTGTGTTTCATTAAAATAAAGATGAGAGAATATAAAGTAAAATAGAAATAAAAAAAGAGCGTAACAAATTTTCCCGAAAGGTAGGATATCTGCTTTTCGGGTTTTTAAATGGTAAAAATTATGAAACTATTTCAGAGGAAGGTTCGTATACAAACTATAAGCATAAAGAGGGAGGAGTTAACTATGTTAGGATTCATTATTATCGTATTTGTAGCAATCTTCATGATAAATATTTTTAGTGCATCATCAAAAGGAAAGACAAATAACATAAGTCATCATCATAACAGCTATCATTCTCCACCATTTTCAGGAACACCAACAGATGGCCCAAATGCATCTTTCTTTGATGGAGGGAATGATTATGGAGGTTCTTCTTTTGATAGTGGGGGAGATTGCGGAGGCAGTGGAGGAGGAGAATAAAAATATCTCCAAAATTTTCTTTTTATAAAGAAAAATCGAAACTTTTCTGCAATAACAATCGTCCAATAGTTAAAGAGGAATGAAAGGGGATAAAACTGTTCGCATGTTTATGGTGGTAACAATAATTGCATTTATTTTTGTTTGTATTTGGGTACTAATGGATACGATTTACTTTTCCAAGCCACCAAAACCTGAGGTATTATGGAAAGATAACAGAATTCCGACAACAATTGGCTCAAATTGCTGGCAAGGTTCAATGAAAGGATCCTGTGTCGATTATGTCTATGCATCTCCTTGGGATATGGGGTTAAGAAATGGTTCTGTTACTGTGGAACCGAATACAATGATTACGATTGATTTTAATAAAAGACCATTAGAGGGATCATTACAGGTTGCGGAAGTTTTTGAAGATGGGGAAGAAGAATTTATTGAGGTAGACAGAAACCAAATGACTGTTCCAGCCAAAAAAGGAGTATATGTATATATGATCTATGCCCAATGGGATCAAGGAAATCCAAATTATACGTTCTCTATTAAAGTCGAATAGGTTGTCTAAACCCAGATTCTAGCGGGATAGACAGCCTATTTTACCGTGATAAATGCATACATAATTATTTTATAAACAAGGAAGGGAAAGGAATGAAAAATTATCCGATTTTTAATTTATTGGTTGCGCTAGTTTTCCTATTATTATTATTTGTTAGTATGAAGATATTAGACAATTATTTATCTGCTCTTATCATTTTTGGCACTTTTTTCTGTATTTATCTAGGAAGGTCTATTTTCTATTTAATCCGTCATTTTGACAATCAGAAAACA from Niallia sp. FSL W8-0635 carries:
- a CDS encoding sucrose-6-phosphate hydrolase, with product MKWTNEARYQPYEKWGNDYLRKLESKVKEAKWRLDFHIQPKTGLLNDPNGFTFFNNQWHLFYQFFPFGPVHGLKSWYHIVSDDLIHWHPEGIAIKPDTYYDSHGVYSGSALPIGDKLFLAYTGNMRDETWQRGSYQMGAWMDQESNITKIEKPLINQIPKGITEHFRDPQVIKYNKHYLMFIGAQTTNKQGEVLVYQSDNLLDWKINGSLDFNQESMGYMIECPNMVFFDKQPVLIFCPQGLDKKVTDYQNIYPNFYIVGENYDHERCKINHVQDLMLLDEGFDLYATQAFTAPDGRCLSIGWIGLPEMEYPTFKDGWAHCLSLVKELKLINGELYQNPVTEMKALRKENKKVVINDKVITLEGTENSYELQIRVPSNSIGHMEFYANKKRDHFLCLEFDTGKGKLTLDRSRTFNPINLEYGIERTIELKKNEELYLTIFVDQSVCEIFINNGQKVMTTTYYPEQDQNNVYLEGDKHYLVEYYPLRKTTEQ
- a CDS encoding PTS beta-glucoside transporter subunit IIBCA, translating into MNKELNYQDIAKKIVAVVGEDNIVSATHCATRLRLQVKNRKAIDDSRVEEVEQVKGVFYNAGQYQIILGTGIVNKVYAEMQSLYSYRENSKDEMIKDDSSKLQRAVRNIADIFVPIIPILGATGLFLGLKGVLFNETVLNTMGLSPETIPAWLTAMVTVLTDTAFGFLTAFICWSAFKKVGGLPIIGFLIGLMLVSPALPNAYAVAEGTADPILAFGFIPLVGYQGSILTALITGIIGATLEKKLRKVMPNSMDLIFTPFVVILASVFIALFILGPLVHGFESQAVKVIEIFLHLPLGIGGLIIGFLYPIAVMTGMHHMFIMIETSLIASTGFNPLITVCAMYGFANAAVCLAIALRTKSASVKTAGISATVTQLLGVSEPALFGVVMRAGMKAIGVMLASSAIGGMVLSFLGIQANSYGLAVLLSPLMYIYSPYQVTTYLLVGIGTVILAFVLTNLIVFKKEKAKPNSKKLSGTNETALNTRVYAPIEGEIVPITEVNDKVFANKMMGEGFAVLPSKKDITAPISGVIEMIAPTKHAIGIRREDGLEVLIHLGIDTVELEGKPFVLHIKQGQKVKQGESIGEMNIDLIKAKGKDPSVMVVITESKETISSLEYNFNYVLPIFEIKKGVEKI